A window from Pseudomonas campi encodes these proteins:
- the ccmI gene encoding c-type cytochrome biogenesis protein CcmI: MIEFWLAAGLLLLVALAFLLIPVLRGRKAQAEEDRTALNVALYQERLAELQGQQAAGVLTAEQLQAGQAEAARELLADTEGTAGERVSRLGKALPLIAALLVPFAGLGLYMHWGASQQLAELENPSQPSIGEMTAKLERAVQADPKSAESWYFLGRIYMAQERAGEAAAAYEQAVGIAGRAPELLGQWAQALYFANQKQWSQQIQALTDEALKADPQEATSLGLLGIAAFEDERFAEAIDYWQRLVALMPAEDPSRQSIQGGIERARERLQAAGQPAPAGDTLTKSMPLLKVRVELASALQAKVQPGDTVFVFARAVSGPPMPLAVKRLTVAELPADVELSDRDAMMEQLKISSFAQVQLVARISRAGNATAGEWIGNSQPIASSSRDPQRLLIDSADQRK, translated from the coding sequence ATGATCGAATTCTGGCTCGCTGCCGGCCTGCTGTTGCTGGTCGCCCTGGCTTTTCTGCTGATTCCCGTACTGCGTGGGCGCAAGGCGCAGGCTGAAGAAGACCGTACCGCGCTGAACGTCGCCCTGTATCAGGAGCGCCTGGCCGAGCTGCAAGGCCAACAGGCCGCCGGTGTGCTGACTGCCGAGCAGTTGCAGGCGGGCCAGGCCGAGGCCGCGCGCGAGCTGCTGGCCGATACCGAAGGCACGGCTGGCGAACGCGTCTCCCGTCTGGGCAAGGCGCTGCCGCTGATTGCCGCACTGCTGGTGCCGTTCGCCGGGTTGGGCCTGTACATGCACTGGGGTGCCAGTCAGCAGCTGGCCGAGCTGGAAAACCCAAGCCAGCCGAGCATCGGCGAGATGACCGCCAAGCTGGAACGGGCGGTGCAGGCCGATCCCAAGTCGGCCGAGTCCTGGTATTTCCTCGGGCGCATCTACATGGCCCAGGAGCGTGCCGGTGAAGCCGCTGCCGCCTACGAACAGGCGGTCGGGATTGCCGGGCGGGCGCCGGAACTGCTCGGCCAGTGGGCCCAGGCCCTGTACTTTGCCAATCAGAAACAGTGGTCGCAGCAGATCCAGGCGCTGACCGACGAAGCGCTCAAGGCGGATCCGCAGGAAGCGACCAGCCTCGGCCTGCTGGGGATTGCGGCGTTCGAGGATGAGCGTTTCGCCGAAGCCATCGACTACTGGCAGCGCCTGGTGGCGCTGATGCCGGCGGAGGATCCGTCCCGCCAGTCGATCCAGGGTGGCATCGAGCGGGCGCGTGAGCGCTTGCAGGCGGCGGGTCAGCCTGCGCCGGCGGGCGATACGCTGACCAAGTCGATGCCGCTGCTCAAGGTGCGCGTCGAGCTGGCATCGGCGCTGCAGGCCAAGGTGCAGCCGGGCGACACGGTGTTTGTCTTCGCCCGTGCGGTGTCCGGCCCGCCGATGCCGCTGGCGGTCAAGCGCCTGACGGTGGCCGAGCTGCCGGCGGACGTCGAGCTGAGCGACCGCGATGCGATGATGGAGCAGTTGAAGATCTCCAGCTTCGCCCAAGTGCAGCTGGTGGCGCGAATTTCGCGGGCCGGCAATGCCACCGCCGGCGAGTGGATCGGCAACAGTCAGCCGATTGCCAGCAGCAGTCGCGATCCTCAACGGTTGCTGATCGATAGCGCGGACCAGCGCAAGTGA
- a CDS encoding cytochrome c-type biogenesis protein — protein MKRLLLAGLFSLGLFGMAQAAIDTYQFKDEAERERFRTLTAELRCPKCQNQNIADSNAPIATDLRREIFRMLEEGKSNAEIVDFLVLRYGDFVLYKPPVDTRTYLLWYGPFALLGLGALGLGVLVLRRRKVENNPAQVALSASENQRLNALLKQNSQDPK, from the coding sequence ATGAAGCGTCTGCTGCTTGCCGGCCTGTTCAGCCTCGGCCTGTTCGGCATGGCCCAGGCGGCCATCGACACCTATCAGTTCAAGGACGAAGCCGAGCGCGAGCGCTTCCGTACGCTCACCGCGGAGCTGCGTTGCCCGAAGTGCCAGAACCAGAACATCGCCGACTCCAATGCGCCGATTGCCACCGACCTGCGCCGGGAAATCTTCCGCATGCTGGAAGAGGGCAAGAGCAACGCCGAGATCGTCGATTTCCTGGTGCTGCGCTACGGCGACTTCGTGCTCTACAAGCCACCGGTGGATACCCGCACCTACCTGCTCTGGTACGGCCCGTTCGCCTTGCTCGGCCTTGGCGCCCTGGGGCTCGGCGTGCTGGTGTTGCGCCGGCGCAAGGTGGAGAACAATCCGGCACAGGTTGCCCTGTCGGCCAGTGAAAATCAGCGCCTGAATGCGCTGCTCAAGCAAAACTCCCAGGACCCCAAATGA
- a CDS encoding DsbE family thiol:disulfide interchange protein, whose product MKRLILLLPLVLFLGVSVFLYRGLFLDPSELPSALIGKPFPAFSLPSVIEPGKTLTQADLLGKPSLVNVWATWCPSCRAEHPVLNKLAASGVNIHGVNYKDQREPAQKWLRELHNPYQLNIEDARGSLGLDLGVYGAPETFFVDAKGIIRDKYVGVIDEQVWRTKLAPIYQNLVDESGVGQ is encoded by the coding sequence ATGAAGCGGCTGATCCTGCTGTTGCCGCTGGTGTTGTTCCTCGGCGTCTCGGTCTTTCTCTACCGTGGCTTGTTCCTCGATCCGTCCGAGCTGCCGTCGGCGTTGATCGGCAAACCGTTCCCGGCGTTCTCCCTGCCGTCGGTGATCGAGCCGGGCAAGACCCTCACCCAGGCCGATCTGCTCGGCAAGCCATCGCTGGTCAACGTCTGGGCCACCTGGTGTCCGTCCTGCCGTGCCGAACATCCGGTGCTGAACAAGCTGGCCGCCAGCGGGGTGAACATCCACGGCGTCAACTACAAGGACCAGCGCGAGCCGGCACAGAAATGGCTGCGCGAGCTGCACAATCCCTATCAGTTGAACATCGAGGACGCCAGGGGCTCGCTGGGCCTGGACCTCGGCGTGTATGGCGCGCCGGAAACCTTCTTCGTCGATGCCAAGGGCATCATCCGTGACAAGTACGTCGGGGTGATCGACGAGCAGGTCTGGCGGACCAAGTTGGCACCGATCTACCAAAATCTGGTCGACGAGAGCGGGGTGGGGCAATGA
- the smc gene encoding chromosome segregation protein SMC, with product MRLKCIKLAGFKSFVDPTTVTFPSNMAAVVGPNGCGKSNIIDAVRWVMGESSAKNLRGESMTDVIFNGSNTRKPVSQASIELIFDNSDGGLGGEYAAWTEISIRRRVTRDSQNTYFLNGVKCRRRDITDIFLGTGLGPRSYSIIEQGMISKLIEAKPEDLRNFIEEAAGISKYKERRRETETRIRRTHENLARLTDLREELERQLERLHRQAQAAEKYQEYKAEERQLKAQLSALRWQALNEQVGNRERVIGDQEVAFEALVAEQRNADASIERLRDGHHELSERFNQVQGRFYSVGGDIARVEQSIQHGQQRLRQLQDDLNEAERARLETESHLGHDRTLLATLGEELAMLEPEQELTAAAAEESAASLEEAESAMHGWQEQWEGFNQRSAEPQRQAEVQQSRLQQLEQSLERLSERQRRLAEELAQLAADPEDAAILELSEQLAASELNLEELHAAEDALVERLEQLRGELQQASQAQQQAQGELQRLNGRIVSLEALQQAALNPGKGAAEWLREQQLNNRPRLAEGLRVEAGWELAVETVLGADLQAVLLDDFTGLDLAGFDQGELLLVNPQSGGARLAGSLLDKVEAGFDLAPWLGQVRPVETLDEALARRSQLSEGESLISRDGYWVGRHFLRVRRASAAESGVLARGQELERLGLEREEREAALADLEERLQQLQASQRQQEEAREQQRRLVQEQARRQGELKAQLSAGQAKAEQLTLRRRRLDGELMELAEQRELEQEQLGESRLILQDALDAMAVDTEQREQLLARRDQLRERLDRVRQEARQHKDHAHQLAVRLGSIKAQHESTRQALERLELQFERAIERREQLSLNLEEGEAPLEELRIKLEDLLDKRMGVEDELKLARLALEDADRELRDAEKRRTQAEQQSQLLRSQLEQQRMGWQELSVRRKALHDQLLEDGYDLHGVLASLSGEASEKAWEEELERLAARIQRLGPINLAAIDEYQQQSERKRYLDAQNADLVEALDTLENVIRKIDKETRNRFKETFDQINSGLQALFPKVFGGGHAYLELTGEDLLDTGVAIMARPPGKKNSTIHLLSGGEKALTALALVFAIFKLNPAPFCMLDEVDAPLDDANVGRYARLVKEMSATVQFIYITHNKIAMEMADQLMGVTMHEPGCSRLVAVDVEEALSLVEA from the coding sequence ATGCGCCTGAAGTGCATCAAGCTGGCCGGCTTCAAGTCCTTCGTCGATCCGACCACGGTGACTTTCCCGAGCAACATGGCGGCGGTGGTCGGCCCCAACGGTTGCGGCAAGTCCAACATTATCGACGCCGTACGCTGGGTGATGGGCGAGAGTTCGGCGAAGAACCTTCGCGGCGAGTCGATGACCGACGTCATCTTCAACGGCTCCAACACGCGCAAGCCGGTGAGCCAGGCCAGCATCGAGCTGATCTTCGACAACTCCGACGGCGGCCTGGGTGGCGAATACGCGGCCTGGACCGAGATTTCCATTCGCCGCCGGGTGACCCGCGACTCGCAGAACACCTACTTCCTCAACGGCGTGAAATGCCGCCGTCGTGATATCACCGATATCTTCCTCGGCACCGGCCTGGGCCCGCGCAGTTACTCGATCATCGAACAAGGCATGATCTCCAAGCTGATCGAGGCCAAGCCCGAGGACCTGCGCAATTTCATCGAGGAAGCCGCCGGTATCTCCAAGTACAAGGAGCGCCGCCGCGAGACCGAGACTCGCATCCGCCGCACCCACGAGAACCTGGCGCGCCTGACCGACCTGCGTGAAGAGCTGGAACGCCAGCTGGAACGCCTGCACCGCCAGGCCCAGGCCGCCGAGAAATACCAGGAATACAAGGCCGAGGAGCGCCAGCTCAAGGCCCAGTTGTCGGCCCTGCGCTGGCAGGCGCTGAATGAACAGGTTGGCAACCGCGAGCGGGTGATCGGCGACCAGGAAGTGGCATTCGAAGCGCTGGTGGCCGAGCAGCGCAATGCCGATGCCAGCATCGAGCGCCTGCGTGACGGCCACCATGAGCTGTCCGAGCGTTTCAACCAGGTGCAGGGGCGCTTCTACTCGGTGGGCGGCGATATTGCCCGCGTCGAGCAGAGCATCCAGCATGGCCAGCAGCGCCTGCGCCAATTGCAGGACGACCTCAACGAGGCCGAGCGCGCGCGCCTGGAAACCGAATCACACCTCGGCCACGACCGCACCCTGTTGGCCACTCTGGGCGAAGAGCTGGCCATGCTCGAACCCGAGCAGGAGCTGACCGCCGCCGCCGCCGAAGAATCCGCCGCCAGCCTGGAAGAGGCGGAAAGCGCCATGCACGGCTGGCAGGAGCAGTGGGAAGGCTTCAACCAGCGCAGTGCCGAGCCGCAGCGCCAGGCCGAAGTGCAGCAGTCGCGCCTGCAACAGCTGGAACAGAGTCTGGAACGCCTGAGCGAACGTCAGCGTCGGCTGGCCGAGGAGTTGGCGCAGCTGGCTGCCGACCCGGAAGACGCGGCGATTCTCGAACTCTCCGAGCAGCTGGCCGCCAGCGAGCTGAACCTGGAAGAGCTGCATGCCGCCGAAGACGCTTTGGTCGAGCGCCTCGAACAGCTGCGCGGCGAGCTGCAACAGGCCAGCCAGGCCCAGCAGCAGGCCCAGGGCGAACTGCAGCGCCTGAATGGCCGCATCGTGTCCCTGGAAGCCCTGCAGCAGGCGGCGCTGAATCCCGGCAAGGGCGCCGCCGAATGGCTGCGCGAGCAGCAACTGAACAATCGCCCGCGCCTGGCCGAAGGCCTGCGCGTGGAGGCCGGCTGGGAGCTGGCGGTGGAAACCGTGCTCGGCGCCGACCTGCAGGCGGTGTTGCTGGATGATTTCACTGGTCTCGACCTGGCCGGCTTCGACCAAGGTGAACTGCTCCTGGTCAATCCGCAGTCTGGCGGCGCGCGCCTGGCCGGCAGCCTGCTCGACAAGGTCGAGGCCGGCTTCGATCTGGCGCCCTGGCTGGGTCAGGTACGCCCGGTCGAGACCCTCGACGAGGCTCTGGCCCGGCGCAGTCAGCTGAGCGAGGGCGAGAGCCTGATCAGCCGTGATGGTTACTGGGTCGGTCGGCACTTCTTGCGGGTGCGCCGCGCCAGTGCCGCCGAGAGTGGTGTCCTGGCCCGTGGTCAGGAGCTGGAACGCCTGGGCCTGGAGCGCGAAGAACGGGAAGCGGCACTGGCCGATCTGGAAGAGCGCCTGCAGCAGCTGCAGGCCAGCCAGCGTCAGCAGGAAGAGGCCCGCGAGCAGCAGCGCCGCCTGGTGCAGGAGCAGGCTCGCCGCCAGGGCGAGCTGAAGGCGCAGCTGTCCGCCGGTCAGGCCAAGGCCGAGCAGCTGACTCTGCGGCGCCGCCGTCTGGACGGCGAGCTGATGGAGCTGGCTGAGCAGCGCGAGCTGGAGCAGGAGCAGCTGGGCGAGTCACGCCTGATCCTGCAGGACGCCCTGGATGCCATGGCCGTCGACACCGAGCAGCGCGAGCAGCTGCTGGCCCGGCGTGACCAGTTGCGCGAGCGCCTCGATCGGGTGCGTCAGGAGGCCCGCCAGCACAAGGATCACGCCCACCAGTTGGCCGTGCGCCTGGGTTCGATCAAGGCCCAGCACGAGTCCACCCGCCAGGCCCTGGAGCGTCTGGAGCTGCAATTCGAACGCGCCATCGAGCGCCGTGAACAGCTCAGCCTCAATCTGGAGGAGGGCGAGGCGCCGCTGGAAGAGCTGCGCATCAAGCTGGAAGATCTGCTCGACAAGCGCATGGGCGTGGAAGACGAACTCAAGCTGGCGCGCCTGGCCCTCGAAGACGCCGACCGCGAGCTGCGCGATGCCGAAAAGCGCCGCACCCAGGCCGAGCAGCAATCGCAATTGCTGCGCAGCCAGCTGGAGCAGCAGCGCATGGGCTGGCAGGAACTCAGCGTGCGGCGCAAGGCGCTGCACGATCAGTTGCTGGAAGACGGCTACGACCTGCACGGCGTGCTGGCCAGCCTGTCGGGCGAGGCCAGCGAGAAGGCCTGGGAAGAGGAACTGGAGCGCCTGGCTGCGCGGATCCAGCGCCTGGGGCCGATCAACCTGGCGGCCATCGACGAATACCAGCAGCAGTCCGAGCGCAAACGCTACCTGGACGCGCAGAATGCCGACCTGGTCGAGGCCCTGGATACCCTGGAAAACGTCATCCGCAAGATCGACAAGGAAACCCGCAATCGTTTCAAGGAAACCTTCGACCAGATCAACTCCGGCCTGCAGGCGCTGTTCCCCAAGGTGTTCGGCGGTGGGCACGCTTATTTGGAGCTGACCGGCGAAGATCTACTGGATACCGGCGTGGCGATCATGGCGCGGCCGCCAGGCAAGAAGAACAGCACCATCCACCTGCTTTCCGGCGGGGAAAAGGCGCTGACTGCGCTGGCCCTGGTGTTCGCCATCTTCAAGCTCAACCCGGCGCCGTTCTGCATGCTCGACGAAGTGGATGCGCCGC
- a CDS encoding heme lyase CcmF/NrfE family subunit, with the protein MNLNLMVPELGHLALILALCLTLVQASLPLIGAWRGDRQWMSLAQPAAWGQFAFLLFAFACLTWSFMVDDFSVAYVASNSNSALPWYYKFSAVWGAHEGSLLLWALILAGWTFAVSIFSRQLPEVMLARVLAVMGMISIGFLLFLILTSNPFERLLPDMPQDGRDLNPLLQDIGLIVHPPMLYMGYVGFSVAFAFAIAALLGGKLDAAWARWSRPWTIVAWAFLGIGIALGSWWAYYELGWGGWWFWDPVENASFMPWLVGTALIHSLAVTEKRGVFKSWTVLLAIAAFSLSLLGTFLVRSGVLTSVHAFATDPERGVFILAFLLIVIGGSLTLFAVRAPVVKSQVGFALWSRETLLLANNLVLVVAASMILLGTLYPLVLDALSGAKLSVGPPYFNALFVPLMALLMLVMAIGVLVRWKDTPVRWLLGMLAPVLLGSAALGGLATWLFGDFSWAVLAVFLLAAWVLLAGVRDLLDKTRHKGLFKGILSLNSSYWGMQLAHLGIAVCAIGVVLVSQGSAERDLRLAPGESLELGGYRFVFEGAQHHEGPNFTSDKGTIRVLEDGEEVALLHPEKRLYTVQNMPMTEAGIDAGFTRDLYVALGEPLEDGAWAVRVHIKPYVRWIWFGGLMMGFGGLLAAFDPRYRVKVKTRVRDALGLNGVTA; encoded by the coding sequence ATGAACCTGAATCTGATGGTGCCCGAGCTGGGCCACCTGGCGCTGATCCTCGCCCTGTGCCTGACCCTGGTCCAGGCCAGCTTGCCGCTGATCGGCGCCTGGCGCGGTGATCGGCAGTGGATGAGCCTGGCGCAGCCGGCAGCCTGGGGCCAGTTCGCTTTTCTGCTGTTTGCCTTTGCCTGTTTGACCTGGTCGTTCATGGTTGACGACTTTTCCGTCGCCTACGTGGCCAGCAATTCCAACAGTGCCTTGCCTTGGTACTACAAGTTCAGTGCCGTATGGGGCGCTCACGAAGGTTCGCTGCTGCTGTGGGCGCTGATTCTGGCGGGCTGGACCTTCGCCGTGTCGATCTTCTCCCGGCAGTTGCCGGAAGTGATGCTGGCCCGCGTGCTGGCGGTGATGGGCATGATCAGCATCGGCTTCCTGCTGTTCCTGATCCTCACCTCCAACCCCTTCGAACGCCTGCTGCCGGATATGCCGCAGGATGGCCGCGACCTCAACCCGCTGCTGCAGGACATCGGCCTGATCGTCCATCCGCCGATGCTGTACATGGGCTATGTCGGCTTCTCCGTCGCTTTCGCCTTTGCCATCGCCGCGCTGCTCGGCGGCAAGCTGGATGCGGCCTGGGCGCGCTGGTCGCGGCCGTGGACCATCGTCGCCTGGGCCTTCCTCGGCATCGGTATCGCCCTGGGCTCCTGGTGGGCCTATTACGAACTCGGCTGGGGCGGCTGGTGGTTCTGGGACCCGGTGGAAAACGCCTCCTTCATGCCCTGGCTGGTCGGCACGGCGCTGATTCATTCGCTCGCGGTGACCGAGAAGCGCGGCGTGTTCAAGAGCTGGACCGTGCTGCTGGCCATTGCCGCGTTCTCCCTCAGCCTGCTCGGCACCTTCCTTGTACGCTCCGGCGTGCTGACCTCGGTGCACGCCTTCGCCACCGATCCGGAGCGCGGCGTGTTCATCCTGGCTTTCCTGCTGATCGTCATCGGCGGTTCGCTGACCCTGTTCGCCGTGCGTGCGCCGGTGGTCAAGAGCCAGGTCGGCTTCGCCCTGTGGTCACGCGAGACCCTGCTGCTGGCCAATAACCTGGTGCTGGTGGTGGCCGCGTCGATGATCCTGCTCGGCACCCTCTACCCGCTGGTGCTGGATGCTCTGAGCGGCGCCAAACTGTCGGTCGGCCCGCCTTACTTCAACGCGCTGTTCGTGCCGCTGATGGCCCTGCTGATGCTGGTGATGGCGATCGGTGTACTGGTGCGCTGGAAGGACACGCCGGTGCGCTGGCTGCTCGGCATGCTCGCGCCGGTGCTGCTCGGCAGCGCTGCGCTGGGTGGTCTGGCCACCTGGCTGTTCGGCGACTTCAGCTGGGCGGTGCTGGCAGTATTCCTGCTGGCGGCCTGGGTGCTGCTGGCCGGTGTGCGCGACCTGCTCGACAAGACCCGGCACAAGGGCCTGTTCAAGGGCATCCTGAGCCTCAACAGCAGCTACTGGGGCATGCAGCTGGCGCACCTGGGTATCGCCGTGTGTGCCATCGGTGTGGTACTGGTCAGCCAGGGCAGCGCCGAGCGCGACCTGCGCCTGGCCCCCGGCGAGTCGTTGGAGCTGGGCGGCTACCGCTTCGTCTTCGAAGGGGCGCAGCACCACGAAGGCCCGAACTTCACCTCGGACAAAGGCACCATCCGCGTGCTGGAAGACGGCGAGGAAGTGGCCCTGCTGCATCCGGAAAAACGCCTGTACACCGTGCAGAACATGCCGATGACCGAGGCTGGCATCGACGCCGGCTTCACCCGTGACCTCTACGTGGCGCTCGGTGAACCGTTGGAAGACGGCGCCTGGGCTGTGCGCGTACACATCAAACCCTACGTGCGCTGGATCTGGTTCGGCGGCCTGATGATGGGCTTCGGCGGTCTGCTGGCGGCCTTCGACCCACGCTACCGGGTCAAGGTGAAGACCCGTGTGCGCGATGCCCTCGGCCTGAACGGGGTGACGGCATGA